gtttggagacggttctcagatacaaaggtcggtgaattcaagaaagagctaaatttcatgcggtcaaaggctaagaatggtagcgatatgcagccaccgggaaccaatctgtgtggatactatgtctgtgagatgatccggagatacacctctgagcgcgttccgagtgatctcaatgctcagaggaatcacCTCCGgtcgatgcttagtccagaagctcgcttccgaccactccaagaggaactagctggatggttcaggagggaagtcctccatcctaaaggagaacaccattgcgacgacgtagaactatacatgcattaaattatgtatggaaacttgttcaaacttgtatatggtcatccgatgatattgaatatatattgtatattcctcttgaattctttttggttataatttcaaatttgtttgaaattgtacattcatatgcatgtatatatgtagtaccgtagaatatgtgaaactccttcaaaattacaataaagcacaaaagaaataaaacaatatacaaattaaacacaaaatatgtttaggggggggggggcaggtttgGGGGGGGGCcggaaaccctaaacctgcggcggcctttagtcgcggttggctagaagaaccgcgactaaaggtcctccgcccggacggccgcctggcgcccacgtggacgggcctttagtcgcggttcgtaaggaaccgcgactaaagggggggggggcctttagtcgcgatactttggtcgcggttgcgcaaccgcgactaatggcagttgcgaaccgcgaccaaaggccctttttccaccagtgtgacAACGGAAACATACGGACGAAACCACGGAAACGGTTctctctttattattaggtatagatatcgaTCCGGACatattttggtgggagggtaaaacggtccaaaaaagtgttggacgacggaaacaatcctccctttattattaggtatagatatagatatgtgGTCCAGAACAATGATCCTTAGTCTACTGAAATACCCTGATTTTGTGCTTTTTAAAAATAATACGATTTAAAAATATTTTCACAAATAGTACATGAATTTGATTTATTCTTTTGTATCTAGGACCCGATCGGCCGGCCTGCAACCGACCATGCCCAATCGGCAGTTCAGCTACCGACTAGGCCCAATCAGCGCAGCGGCTGCCGACCAGACCCAATTGGCCGGTCGGTTGCCGACTAGGTTCTGGCGTGACTGCGTTCACCACCCTGTCGTAAGGACGAGGAGGCCGACCAGGATCCAGTGCAGCGCCGGTCACCGCCGATGATAGGCTGGTGGAGCATGGGGGTGCTAGCACGGGGCGCATGGCGGAGGCCCTCAGTTGCAGCGATTGGCCATGAGATCGAGGACACGGTGTGGGGGCGGAGGGGCTCGTTTGCGGCGCATGACTGTGAACTCGCTGGTCCGTGTAGTGCTCGGCAGGTGGCGTGCCGATTGGACCTTGTGAGATAATATTAGTTATGAGTAGTTTATATTTATCCTCTTATGTAATTCGAATTAAACTGCTGGAAGAAGATTAATAGTTAAAATCCGTTCTTCTTCAAGCAGTTTAATTCCCCTAATAGATTTCAAATGAAACGTAATAAAGCGCCGGGGCCTGATGGTTTCCCGGCCGAGTTTTACCAAAAATTTTGGGTGGTAATAAAAGATGACTTGATGGCGCTATTTAATCAGTTCAGTAGTGGGGAGTTGCCTCTTTACAAATTGAATTTTGGCGTCATTACATTATTACCAAAGAAAGAGGATGCGGTGCAAATACAACAATATAGACCAATTTGTTTACTAAATGTTTGCTTTAAAATATTTACCAAGGCCGGTACAAATCGTAAACAGGGATTGCCCAAGAGTTATAAAACCAACTCAATCAGCCTTTATGCCCGGAAGGAATATTTTAGAAGGGGTGGTCATTCTTCATGAAACTATTCATGAGTTACATAATAAGAAGATGGATGGGGTTTTATTTAagatagattttgaaaaggcatatgataaagtGAAATGGCCATTCTTACAACAGACTTTGCGAATGAAGGGGTTTGCTCCTGAATGGTGTAGGATGATCCAACAATATGTCCAAGGGGAAAGTGTTGGAGTCAAggtaaatgatgacattggtcattatttccaaaCAAAAAAAGGTTTGAGACAAGGTGATCCGCTGTGTCCGATTATTTTTAATATTGTGGTGGATATGCTTGCCATCATAATTGAGAGAGCAAAAAATGATGATCAAGTAGGGGGACTTATCCCTCATCTTGTTGAGGGGGGAATCTCTATTTTACAATATGATGACGATATTATCCTTTTCTTGGAACATGACCTACAGAAAGCTGTGAATATGAAACTAATTCTATGTCTTTTTGAAGAACTATCAGGGCTTAAAATTAATTTCCACAAgagtgagattttttgttttggtaAGGCAAATGATGAGGTGGACCTATATAaacagatctttggatgtgatgctggcTTTTTACCTTTTAAATACTTAGGCATTCATATTCATTTTAGAAAGCTTCGAAATTCTGATTGGTACCTAGTGAAGACCCGATTTGAAAGCAAATTGGGATGATGGAAAGGAAAATTACTGTCCTATGGGGATAGACTTGTTCTTATCAATTCAGTTTTAAcaagtgatgtagccccgctcaccgacgccgctacaccaagaccaacaaatcccccaagtggaccgatgacacgagcccgagttaaagctctacatgatgaggtgaactcgctcctcaccacccttgatcttggtacccctttggacggaatgctacctcatgccgatgtgttatgtgtcattaggtacaaggcgcatcaagaccccggagaggaggacatgccatggccaagggaaggagaggagcagctggacatggagatgatcacgaagccgaacccgacgtcgatcgaagcgctccaaggaagagaaggacgctggccggtccagaacccggtcagaccggccccacgaccggacgacccggtcccaggcccagtcaaccgggcgccaaccggcgcagccccctcgtaccggacgaagaccggaaacctcgcagaatcccggttggtgcccggtcgaccggacccaggaccggaccacccggtcacaggcccggtcagaccggatccaaaccgggtctgacgggaatgacccaccaaactgccttaagttatcccttcgcgtacctgttcgcccttgctggccatgtgtgcctatataagtagcatggacccctcctttaccctttagacttgttttgaactcaaacctacctttgagcttagtctccctagggttatcatccctctgtaatcaaggcaccttggttgttgatttggatcttgttgagtgagattctagtacaagttactctctctccctcatcaagctcttcttctccaaccccaatctctctccgggaattctgccgcgtgcctcttcctcggagattctattggcgtggtccatcgagccacgggggtaagcatcgggtgtatcgggttggtgtgcgtgcgtgagtctcggcgttcttcgtgttcttcgtgttcctcgcgttctcccacctcttcccttggcttTTCGGGGTCAaactgcgagatcgggccacacacggggtcttagacctcatcaacaagcttacctatgtttatgttatcttttctagagatacctgttggggtaaggaaaagaTTGGATTTTTATATATCTAGATTTTTTTGGCAATCTGaggaaaataaaaggaaatataGACTTACCAAATGGAATATCGTTTGCAGACCCAAGGATCAAGGGGGTCTTGGTATTGAGGTCCTTGAACTAAAAAATCGATGTTTATTAAGTAAGTGGCTTTTTAAACTTCTTAACGAACAAGGGGTGTGGCAGGAGTTGCTGCAGAATAAATACCTAAGACAAAAGACCTTATCCGAGGTACAAGCTAAACCAACAGACTCTCCCTTTTGGAAGGGATTGATGAGGGTTAAGGACGATTTTTTTAGTAGATGATTTTTCCAGGTGGGTAATGGAGCAAGTACCCGGTTTTGGGAAGATACCTGGTTAGGTAAGCTACCTTTAGCCCAACAATATCCTTCTTTATACAATATTGTGAATCACAAGAATGTAACGGTAGCTCATGTGTTATCTCAAATGCCTCTAAATATCAGTTTCAGAAGACTGTTAGTGGGGAACAAATGGACTCTATGATTACAATTATGCCGAAAGCTTATGAGGTTTAATTTATCTGATGAAAATGATCGGTTTGTTTGGAATTTGTCAACAAACGGTTTGTTTACAGTAAAATCTATGTATGAAGATCTTTTGAATGACCATACCCCTTTTTGCGAAAATATCTTTGGAAAGTTAAAGTTCCCCTAAagataaaaatatttatgtggttctTGAGCAATAAGGTGTTGCTTACTAAAGACAATTTAGCTAAAAGAAGATGGCCGGGATGTACAAAGTGTGTTTTCTGTGGTGAACAAGAGACTATTGAGCATTTGTTCATCACCTGTCCGTTAGCTAAGATACTTTGGCGTACGATTAATTTTACTTTCGCTCTCCAACCTCCAACCAATATTacaaatatgtttggtaattggctaaatggagttgatagacaatctaagacattcatccgtattggggtttctgccttatgttggtctatatggagggTGAGGAATGATATTATATTTAACAAAAAACATTCTTTccactttttgcaggttatccatatggtggcACATTGGGTCCAGTTGTGGGCTCTCCTGTCACCAGAGGgacagcgggatgctatggctactggatgcacacggctccagatggtcgctcaggatatcctgTGCGAGGCTGGCTGACGGCACAATAGACGGATACTATGATGTGTActctttcttttttttgttttatttcgctggttgatttttgtatcaactCTGGGCGATGCCTGAGATGTTATAACTTTGTACTCATAAACGTTTAAtacaaggccgtgtgcatcatcatgatgcagaagccggggtttcattccccatttcgaaaaaaaatgaaCTAGAAAAATGATTTTACAGGGCGAATATTATTTGATTGCATGTTAGAAAAACAAAAGAGCCTCTCTAAGGTGTTTGTGTGATCGAACAGGAAAACACTTTCTATGAAGTGCCTCTTTGATTCAATTTTTTATAGGAGTATTGAAGATCTATAGTCCATTGAAATTAATTTTTTTTCTCCGGAGCTAGTTGGTTCGTAGGATTAAGAATCATATGTACTTTTCTTCGGTTTGCTTTATATGCAATTCTAAAAGAAATTCTCATTGACTCTTTCATTTTTCGTTGCTGAAACTACGATATAATCCCCCTATCCAAAACTAAGTGATTCCACCTTTTACAGATACATATATATCTAAACACTAAAATCACATCTAGATGCAACTGTATCTAGATAGAAGTTAAGTCTAGTCCTTTGGAAGAATTTCTTGTTTTTTTCCCACGACACAACCAATTGCATGCGTTCGGTTCTGGAATAGAATGGAATTGAATGGTTCCGTTCTAGAGGAATGGAATGATTCCAACAAACGTGTTCGGTTTGGATAAAAAAAAAGGAACGGAATCGTACCctttttttgttcggttgggggaATTAGAGAGGAGAACGGAATGAGGTTAAGCTAATCTTTTATCTCAAAATCATAATTAACAATAGCAAATGACCTTTTTAATATTAAAATCATAATTAATAGTGTCTAATGACCTTTTAAATCAAAATCATAACTAACAttgtttttgttcggttggggaaTTTGAGAGCAAAATGAAATGAGGTTAAACTTTCGGAAATCAGTTTCGGGTCGTACGACCAGATGATCACACTATCTGGACCGTCCAGCTTCCTAGGGATCAACGCATGTCTAGGTATAGCAGCCCGTATTCTCCTTGTAATTGATATATTCAACAGGTGAGGGCCCACTCCCGGGCCGAACGGTCTTGGACCACGCTCACGGCATCGACCAAATGGAACAAGATTTTCCCCTGAATCATGGTCCGTGCCACGAAATCTTGGACCGAATTGGACCGACTGCACAGACACGTCCCTTACACACTTAAAGTTCCTTCCCCGTCCTCCTCTTCATCGCAATCTGGATCACAATCCCCATTCCTTCTCTCAGACAGTAACCCTAGCACAAATTCACAAATCACTCGCACCACCCATCTCACGCGCCACCCATCTCCAAGTCCATGGCATCATCCTCGTTCTCATCTACCACCGTCCCCCCGTCCTTGCTCCTCCCTCTCATACCCTGCCCACACTGCGGAGACAAAATCATCAGCTATGTTGCTAGACGCGGCCAGCATCCAGGAACGAGGTTCTACAAGTGCTGCCACCACGAGGTAAGTACCTTCTCTGCTGAATCATCCCCTTTCTTTTCCAGATCAAGTACCGGGGAGGCACCAATGGCTCATAGATCTTGTTCTTCTGTTCGACCTCGCAGGAGGGAGATTGCGATTTCTACGAGTGGCAGCCCGTCTATGCCGCCAGGAAGGAAGTCACTGCAGCCATCGCGGCGCACGCCGCTCCTGTTCAAGGCGCCGCAGCCGCAACAGTCCAGGCCGCGCCTCCCGCCGTCGACGATGACAAGCCCCATCCAACTTGGAGCCATGATTCGACTCCGCGCAACCAGGACGCAGTAGCTCCTGCAGGCTCGTACGCAGTTCATCTTCCACTCGCCAACATCATGCTCGGAGTGGCTAACCTGATGGTCTCAGTTTTAGTGCTAGCAGTTCTGCTCGCAGTCATGGTCAAACTGTATTTCGAGTAGCTGTTTTTCGGCTGCCGTTTACTGTACCCACTGGTTAGGTAGAATGTATTAAGGCAGAATATGCCAGGTTTAGTTATGCAGTACCGTGTTTTAGGGCGTATCTCTGAATGAAGTTTCTGTAAGACCTTGCCTTTAATTTTTCAAGTACCGTGCTTATTCCAGCTGGTTGCCGCCTAATCAGTTGTCATCGACTTAATTTCCGCCCAGCAATTTGTTCTGTTCCACTAATTTGTTTACATGGACACGGTCGCCGCGTCTCATCGTAATCTTATGTTCACACGCGTTCCAGAAGCTCCCACGGGCAGAGGTGGTTGGCGCGCTGCATTCATTGCACTGTAGGGTTGGGCACCATCCACCATTTTCTCACAGGCTCCCTCTCCAAACACTCATAACTGAGTCCACCTCCAACCACACACCACTGCTCCCTCTCCAAGCACACACGACTGCGCCGGCGGCTGGCGCCGCCGATCCTTGCCGGTGCAGGTACGTTCGATCCACGCCCCCATCTATGCATGTCATCGATTGCTCTGCATTTTCCCTTCATTTTTAACTACATCGTCCTCACTCACTTCTTCTGCCATCCAACTCCCCATCGTTTTTCTTCATTTTTTTGCAGCAATGTCTGAATCCGGAAGCTGCGACGATGACACCAGCAGAGTTCGTACTCCATCTGCCGCCCGTGCAACCAGATCCGCAGGCGACCAGTACAGGCAAGACAAAACCCCCAATTTCACCTCTCGTTGCTCAGTCAAGCATGCGTTCGAGGTTATTCAACGGTTCTCAGACTTCAAGAGGTGGTTAGTTAGTGAGATAGGATGGGCCGGCATGTTAGATGTACCATTTCTGCAGAAGCTTAATCTCAAATTCAGCGCCTGGATAATGAGCCGTGTAGATGTACACAACAGATCCATTGTAATCACAGACAAGAAGATACTTAAGTTCTGGCCCCAGGATGTGTCCAAGGTTTTTGGTATCCCACACGGCCCCCGAAATGTTATTGGCAGGGATGCTACCATCAGGCCCGACGCCATTGAGTTCATCAAGACCACGCTAGGCATGAACCAGGCAGGAGCCCATAGTCTTAAAGCTGCAGAAAATTTCCTTACCAGGGAGATCACAGAGGACTCTAGCAAGATTGAGAAAGATTGTTTTCAGATTGCATTTGTTATCTTTGTCATGGGCCACATATTGGCACCGTCAAGTAAATACGATTATGCCACCATTGATTTCTGGGGAGCCCTTGCTAACACTGAGAACATAGCCCAGTTCAACTGGGGCGAGTACATCATCCAGTCCCTACTTGACGCTGTGGACAAGTACAAGAGAGATGTTAGGAACCAGGCACAAACCATCAACCTGTTCGGGTGTCACCTTTGGCTGCAGGTTTCTTGTTTTTCATTCCTATATACTTTTTATCTGTACGTATTTATTTTTTCATGTACTCCATAATGGACATGCCCCGTATGATGACAATAGGTATTCCTTCTCGACAATCTGGATCTCGGAATTTTCAACAAGAAACACGACGACCTACCACGGATTAAGGTATTCGACCAAGACTGGCTGAGGAGAACTATCACCATGGCAAGTGACTTAGGGAAAGGACCAAATTCTTACACTTCAGCGCCGGTATTACACCACACACAGATTTTTTTATATCCACTGCAAAATTCTGCTGCTTTAAATTTTTATTGGTTATAGTTCATGCATACCTATACTCAACCATGCCTGGTTCACACAAATATGACAACAAagtttttgctaaatggtgggtaACCGTGCAGCTAAGGTCGGCGGAGTCAGTCTGCTACACCCGCGCCTCGGTTCGCACCACAGAAGTTGCACCTGACAGAATAGAGACTGCAATCGGAACATCTACCCTGGATAATGTTCCCCTCGCCGTTCCAGAGCTTCGACCCCACGAGTCACTCCGCGCCGTCACGCCGAGGCCATTATATGTTGCTGCAGACAGTACACCCATCCATCCGACACAGTCCCTTAACATTGGACCCATTGACTATTCGAACTACTTGAAGCGACAGTACCCGAAATTGGTAAGTTTTACACTTTTGTTATATGATATACCTTTTTCCGATTTGAACCTTCCTCAGCTCAATGAACTCTCCTCGCTGTTTCGTAACTCAACCATCTGAAATTCAACTAACGCACCGCTCTTTTTCTTGTGTAACCCCCCTCAGATGGCTGACCCACTCACCCTAATGCTGAAAGAACACAACGCGAAGGCCTTCTCACATCTGCACACCGCTAGGTCGAACATACTCAACGACATGTTCAAGTTCACGGACAAGTTGATGGCACACCTAAGCCAGAGGTGTGTTTGCTGCCAGGCAAGGGGTTTCACCGACTGCCCCCTCGTACCAACTGAGGGTGAATCCGGTCAGTTTTTTTTCACAGCGAACATATATATTTTTGCCAATGCTCGCATTCCCATAGACAATCAATTTTTTTTCCAGCTCGCCAACTAATTTGTTTCATCCCGTTCATGTCAGCACCCCCAGCCGATTCGCTGCGCACGCCAGTCAACCAAAAGTTGAGTGGAGTGAGGCTGGACCTTTCCGACGCGGAAGGTACTTCCGATTTTTTTAGCTGCACTCAACCCTTTTTGCTTCCTTAATTCCTTTTGCTCCCGCAGAACCTTCTTCGATACGTTTTTTTACAACTCTTCGTACATTTTTCTTCTGTTCGCAGATAGCACTACTAGAGGTTCCGCGGGATCATCAAAGCGACCTCCTATCCCTCCTGAATGTGTTGTCAGCACCAAGAAGAGTAAAGCCGGTTTCCTGCAACGGGACACCATCAAGGATCAATGCCTGCTTATTTACACCAAGACCGAATCGCTCTACAACGCGGCCGACCAGGATCCTCAACAAGCTGCTGTATTCGGCCAGCTCAGCCATGATCTACCTAAAAGGCGGTCTGTGCTAAGTGGAAGTTTCGCGAAAAATCCCTGGAGAGCTGGCCGGATCCCTCCGCAACAACCGGGCGATGTCGCTACTGATCTGGAGGCTTCAATCAAGACCACTTCTCCCGCAGAGCTGGAACGGTACTTCCACAACGCACCAACCGTTTTCGTATCTCGTAACCATATAGTTTCCTTTTTTATTCACTGAATGCATTCACCTGTCAACCAGATTCTGGTTTGTCCATGACACACCCCGCCTTGTATGTGTGAGTGGGAATGATGTCCTCCAGCAGCTGGCCGGTGAACACACACTCGAGCATGAGTTGTCATGTGCATTACTCAGGAGGTACAATCAGATTGACTTCGAGTACAATGACGATTGCCCTTACCTTAACTGGAGGCACATCCTGGAGACAGATTTTGCGGTTCGTCAGCCATAACCACAGCCTTACCCTATACCACTTCAACCTTTTTTTGTCCTACCTTTTTCTTGCTGCTGTATCATTCACAATGGCCTTTTTTTCAGACCACAGTCCTGTCTGGAAAAGATTACCTGCGAGCAATCTGTGTGCAGAATCAGTTCTTTGGGAAGCACATCCGGCATTCCATTGCTTGTTCTCAATATGTAAGCACCCGTCCTGATTTTGGTCACTAACACGAAACTCTCTTCTTAATTATGTAATCTCACCTGC
This Lolium perenne isolate Kyuss_39 chromosome 1, Kyuss_2.0, whole genome shotgun sequence DNA region includes the following protein-coding sequences:
- the LOC127293331 gene encoding uncharacterized protein, producing MSESGSCDDDTSRVRTPSAARATRSAGDQYRQDKTPNFTSRCSVKHAFEVIQRFSDFKRWLVSEIGWAGMLDVPFLQKLNLKFSAWIMSRVDVHNRSIVITDKKILKFWPQDVSKVFGIPHGPRNVIGRDATIRPDAIEFIKTTLGMNQAGAHSLKAAENFLTREITEDSSKIEKDCFQIAFVIFVMGHILAPSSKYDYATIDFWGALANTENIAQFNWGEYIIQSLLDAVDKYKRDVRNQAQTINLFGCHLWLQVFLLDNLDLGIFNKKHDDLPRIKVFDQDWLRRTITMASDLGKGPNSYTSAPLRSAESVCYTRASVRTTEVAPDRIETAIGTSTLDNVPLAVPELRPHESLRAVTPRPLYVAADSTPIHPTQSLNIGPIDYSNYLKRQYPKLMADPLTLMLKEHNAKAFSHLHTARSNILNDMFKFTDKLMAHLSQRCVCCQARGFTDCPLVPTEGESAPPADSLRTPVNQKLSGVRLDLSDAEDSTTRGSAGSSKRPPIPPECVVSTKKSKAGFLQRDTIKDQCLLIYTKTESLYNAADQDPQQAAVFGQLSHDLPKRRSVLSGSFAKNPWRAGRIPPQQPGDVATDLEASIKTTSPAELERFWFVHDTPRLVCVSGNDVLQQLAGEHTLEHELSCALLRRYNQIDFEYNDDCPYLNWRHILETDFATTVLSGKDYLRAICVQNQFFGKHIRHSIACSQYYFAPAILEDGWVLYMWDMVAKVTHVLDPLAGARGPSSERKEMHEWVSSRLHDALFECFAEFFAGWPTAKDNWGKIYPKIVDTTFTRYESGLAILHLLRYYDGEKLLSPITKRNLHKTRLASLHELMKLRENRSPLAGDALWAVLAPSQFSFGDFMNEVDT